One Littorina saxatilis isolate snail1 linkage group LG1, US_GU_Lsax_2.0, whole genome shotgun sequence genomic window carries:
- the LOC138958679 gene encoding uncharacterized protein — protein MPSCAAVNQWMVSFTHGDSNTEHHKDLTEARQRKDDKDTSTIVTYVLQRNPFETEGHQLVCIATGLTSDTSANVDSAKVIGHRILQTMTGQAVSAVSFKKKEEAVTMNTKPTVKIGGERVSIDPQLLFQRLLHVAGGDLSKLQDIFQHELTALPSSLFDDSGFMRESSKHLLAKHLWDTSEGCKQEMLRTKDFTTSLMGAL, from the coding sequence ATGCCGTCATGCGCTGCAGTGAACCAGTGGATGGTATCCTTCACCCATGGTGACTCAAACACTGAACATCACAAAGATCTCACGGAGGCAAGACAGCGGAAAGATGACAAGGACACCAGCACTATAGTTACATACGTTCTACAAAGAAACCCTTTTGAGACGGAGGGACACCAACTTGTCTGCATAGCAACTGGCCTGACATCAGACACATCTGCTAACGTGGACAGTGCCAAAGTGATTGGGCATCGAATTCTCCAGACAATGACAGGCCAAGCAGTGTCAGCGGTCAGTTTCAAGAAAAAGGAGGAGGCTGTGACCATGAACACCAAACCCACTGTCAAGATTGGAGGTGAGCGAGTCAGCATAGATCCACAGCTGCTTTTCCAGCGCCTTCTTCATGTTGCTGGTGGCGACTTGTCCAAGCTCCAAGACATTTTCCAGCATGAACTGACAGCCCTGCCCTCATCCTTGTTTGACGACAGCGGGTTCATGCGAGAATCCAGCAAACACCTCTTGGCAAAGCACTTGTGGGATACCAGTGAAGGCTGCAAGCAGGAAATGTTGAGAACCAAAGATTTCACTACATCCTTGATGGGGGCTCTTTAA